The Salvia miltiorrhiza cultivar Shanhuang (shh) chromosome 1, IMPLAD_Smil_shh, whole genome shotgun sequence genome has a window encoding:
- the LOC131005483 gene encoding ribosomal RNA small subunit methyltransferase-like, with product MAGGKIRKERPQRGGGSGGATHFQGGIPFHKSKGQHILKNPLLVDSIVQKSGIKHTDTILEIGPGTGNLTKKLLEAGKCVIAVELDPRMVLELQRRFQGTPYSSRLKVIQGDVLKCDLPYFDICVANIPYQISSPLTFKLLSHRPLFRCAVIMFQREFAMRLVAQPGDSLYCRLSVNTQLLARVNHLLKVGRNNFRPPPKVDSSVVRIEPRKPLPPVNFKEWDGLVRICFNRKNKTLGALFRQKGILALLEKNFKTLQALQMKSDGFDQDAEIAQSLSALGNTLGDMSIDADAEEEGKDYDDDDMEMDDGGDAKGSDFKNKILGVLKSGDFEDKRASKLAQADFMHLLSLFNKAGIHFS from the coding sequence ATGGCGGGAGGCAAAATCAGGAAAGAGAGGCCCCAGagaggcggcggcagcggcggcgccaCCCACTTTCAGGGAGGAATCCCGTTCCACAAGTCGAAAGGCCAGCATATACTGAAGAACCCTCTCCTGGTCGACTCAATCGTCCAGAAATCCGGCATAAAACACACCGACACCATCCTCGAGATCGGTCCCGGTACTGGAAATCTCACGAAGAAGCTTCTCGAAGCCGGTAAATGCGTCATCGCCGTCGAGCTCGACCCGCGCATGGTGCTCGAGCTGCAGCGCCGCTTCCAAGGAACCCCCTACTCCAGCCGATTGAAGGTCATCCAAGGCGACGTCCTTAAATGCGATCTCCCTTACTTCGACATCTGCGTCGCCAACATCCCCTACCAGATCTCCTCGCCGCTCACCTTCAAATTGCTGTCTCACCGCCCGCTGTTCCGGTGCGCGGTGATCATGTTCCAGCGGGAATTCGCGATGCGGCTCGTCGCTCAGCCCGGCGACAGCCTGTACTGCCGCCTCTCCGTTAACACGCAGCTTCTGGCTAGGGTTAATCATCTGCTCAAGGTCGGGAGGAACAATTTCCGGCCGCCGCCAAAGGTCGATTCCTCCGTCGTCAGAATCGAGCCGAGGAAGCCGCTGCCGCCGGTGAATTTCAAGGAGTGGGACGGACTGGTTCGCATCTGCTTTAATCGGAAGAACAAAACCCTAGGCGCGTTGTTCAGGCAGAAGGGGATTCTCGCGTTGCTTGAGAAGAATTTCAAGACGCTGCAAGCGTTGCAGATGAAATCAGATGGATTCGATCAGGATGCCGAGATTGCGCAGAGCTTATCTGCTTTGGGGAATACATTGGGGGATATGAGCATTGATGCTGATGCTGAGGAAGAAGGGAAAGACTACGACGATGATGATATGGAGATGGATGATGGAGGAGATGCGAAGGGCTCTGATTTTAAAAACAAGATTTTGGGGGTTTTGAAATCGGGTGATTTTGAGGATAAAAGGGCCTCAAAACTTGCTCAAGCTGATTTCATGCATCTACTTTCCTTGTTTAATAAGGCTGGAATTCACTTTTCTTAA
- the LOC131005482 gene encoding protein IQ-DOMAIN 2-like yields MGRKGNWLSSVKKAFSPNSKKSKRAQKSNNIPFENEKPVVAAESPKPEAVEESHPHPLPPLEDVKLEEVEDEQTKHAYSVAVASAAAAEAAVAAAQAAAEVVRLTTVSQYAGKSAEEVAAIKIQTAFRGYLARRALRALRGLVRLKSLVDGPTVKRQTGNTLKCMQTLSRVQSQIQSRRLRMLEENRALQRQLLQKRAKELESLRMGEEWDDSLQSKEQIEANMLHKYEAAMRRERALAYSYTHQQTWKKSARSPNLLFMDPTNPHWGWSWLERWMAARPWETPSTADKDLNNDRSSIKSGGNGTAGEITKSFARHQLNSEISPSSPASQKPPSHPSPATPLSKAASLSVAARKTKPASPRGSAMSQDEDSRSIFSVQSERNRRHSIAGSSVRDDESLASSSSVPSYMATTQSAKAKSRLPSPLGLENSTTTPEKGSAGAGAGSAKKRLSFPASPARPRRHSGPPRVETSSVAENGTNGELS; encoded by the exons ATGGGTAGAAAAGGAAATTGGTTGTCTTCAGTTAAGAAGGCtttcagcccaaattcaaagaAATCAAAG AGAGCCCAAAAGTCGAATAACATACCATTCGAGAATGAAAAGCCAGTAGTTGCTGCTGAATCTCCCAAGCCGGAGGCTGTTGAAGAATCTCATCCTCACCCTCTTCCGCCTTTGGAGGATGTTAAGTTGGAGGAGGTGGAAGATGAGCAGACGAAACATGCTTACTCCGTTGCAGTTGCTTCGGCTGCAGCTGCTGAAGCCGCAGTAGCAGCAGCACAGGCTGCAGCTGAGGTGGTACGGCTGACCACCGTGTCCCAGTATGCCGGAAAATCTGCTGAGGAAGTGGCAGCTATTAAAATCCAGACTGCTTTCCGTGGTTACCTG GCAAGGAGGGCACTGCGGGCATTGAGAGGGCTGGTCAGGCTGAAATCACTTGTTGATGGGCCCACTGTCAAACGCCAAACTGGAAATACTCTAAAATGCATGCAGACTTTATCTCGTGTGCAGTCTCAGATTCAATCGAGAAGACTGAGGATGTTGGAGGAGAACCGGGCTCTCCAGAGACAGCTGCTGCAGAAACGTGCCAAAGAACTGGAGAGTTTAAGG ATGGGAGAGGAATGGGATGATAGTCTACAGTCGAAAGAACAGATTGAGGCGAACATGCTGCACAAATATGAAGCTGCTATGAGGCGAGAAAGAGCCTTAGCTTATTCATACACTCATCAG CAAACGTGGAAGAAATCGGCAAGGTCTCCTAACTTGCTGTTCATGGACCCTACTAATCCTCATTGGGGTTGGAGCTGGCTAGAGCGATGGATGGCTGCACGACCATGGGAGACTCCGAGCACGGCCGATAAGGATCTGAACAATGACCGTTCGTCAATCAAGAGCGGTGGAAATGGGACTGCTGGAGAAATCACAAAGTCTTTCGCTCGTCATCAGCTCAACTCCGAGATATCACCATCCTCACCGGCCAGCCAGAAACCTCCCAGCCACCCTTCCCCGGCGACCCCCCTGTCGAAAGCAGCATCTTTGTCTGTGGCTGCCCGGAAAACGAAACCAGCAAGCCCAAGAGGTAGCGCGATGAGTCAAGATGAAGACTCGAGGAGCATCTTCAGTGTGCAGTCAGAACGGAATAGGAGGCACAGCATTGCTGGCTCTTCAGTTAGAGATGACGAGAGCTTGGCAAGTTCTTCATCCGTGCCAAGCTACATGGCCACGACACAGTCGGCCAAGGCCAAGTCGAGATTGCCAAGTCCGTTAGGGCTGGAGAACAGTACCACTACACCGGAGAAAGGGTCAGCAGGAGCAGGAGCAGGATCAGCCAAGAAACGTCTCTCGTTCCCGGCTTCACCGGCCAGACCAAGGCGGCATTCTGGACCCCCAAGGGTCGAAACGAGTTCTGTCGCTGAGAACGGCACAAACGGGGAGCTCAGCTGA